DNA sequence from the Drosophila sechellia strain sech25 chromosome 3L, ASM438219v1, whole genome shotgun sequence genome:
GCGGCAGTTAATCCCTTTTTCCGGAAGGTCACAATTACGCTGGATTGGAGTGGCATTCGTCGGTCATATTCGGTACCCttccaccaccacccccactCCTACGTCCGTGGATTGAACATTGTTGCATTCTCAAAAAAAAGGGTCCATCATTGTGCACGTGCAAGGGTCAAACACACAGCATCGGCAGGTAAAATGCGAGACACAAAGCGTAACCCCAAAGACATCAGAAATGCACGATAAAAGAGGATTAAACGAGACGAAAACGAAACGACCCCTCAAATGACCCAAAACTAATGCACCTCACGGAGGTTTTTTAACGGTCTACTGGCTGGCCATCAACAGCCATGAAAAAGCAATCATCGCCGCGAAGATCGCTGAGATCGGCTTATGATGCTTGCAGATAAGATTGTAGAAGAAACCCTTACTCTAAAAAACCATATATGTAGCACTGAGCTCTTTGGCAAATAAGAGACATAGTTTCTAAAGAACGTAGCTGAAATTGTACCAAGCGATCGTGTCGAGACTTGTTTCATATTTCAAGGATCGAAATTTGTTGCACGTGTGCAAACACTGCGACTGTGGGATGGTCGGTCTTCTTTATACCATTCTTTTTCAATTCTTACTTTGCGTTAAGAACAATAAAACATTTCTGTAAATGCTCCTATTTGGCAACAACAAAGTATTTAATGCAGCGCAAAGAATGAAAAGTAACAGAAACAACTGattttataaacaatattCTTTTTCTATTTAGTTTTGACAACAAATACTgtttcaaaaatttgttgttttcttgtatacaatatttatttatacaataatataaaatttaaaaaaatataaaatttaaaaaagtatGTAAAAAAATGAATGTAAATCCCACTcctgttaaatattttatttatattttttaatgtaattatttcgaaaaatttttcaaaatggTTTTGTTATGGTACCTTacttttgatttgtttatcgaaaaatgtttcaaattgtcttctttcaaatattttttgaactATACATTctttaaaaagaaattaacaaTAACATTGGACAGTAGGgaaatgtatatatgtatgtacattttacgtagtttaatttatttatatttactaaaattataaaattcgCTCTTATGCCGTGGgctatacattttaaatacataCTATGTAATTTAAGAATATCCAAACGtgcatttaattttgtatCGCATTTCTTACAGCACTACCTTAACTAGACgtagaaataaatattcaatattatttgaatatatttccCATTATTAATTTGATCACCGGAGGAAAGCCATCTTACATAAAATCAACCTGCCACGCCTTCCATTAATAAGCCGAAAACGAAAACCGAAGGGTTAAAGatatgtgtaaagtgtggagagGGTCAAATCAGGTCACGTCTTCTGACAATCAAGAGCCTGGCAAGTGTGGACCCCAATTTAACCCCTTGACTCTGCTTCACTGCGATTGAAATTGATATAATGCACCCCACCGAATTGCGCAAAATAATAAACAGGTTTCCACTGCAAAGGGGAGAACCTTAAACCAAGGAAGCTCTGCGTAATGCGGGGCACAGCAATCAGACGGGGGCCAATTAGGGACCCTCCTAATGACCGTAAGGATGGCCAAAGGAACGAAACGGCCGTTACAAGAAACTCGAGTCCTCGTAGCCGTTACAAAATTATGAAAGTAACCTTCGGGGCAAGGGAAAAGGGCACATAACAATTAGGAAGGCGACTCATAAACGAAGTGCCGACGAAATTCCAGTAAAATGCGTAAACCgagccaaaaaccaaaactctGAAGATCCCTATCTGTACGTGCTTCTCCCGCGTCGAAAATTTTTCACGCATCAACAGAGCAGGTCCCTCGAACCGGGAAAGAACAACAATGACAAACAAATGCGATCGGAAGGAGCTGAAAAGGACCTGCCGAGATTTCCCGAAATGCGGCATTAATGCATATTGACTAACCTTGAGAGTCCGATCCCACTCCATTCCATCGCAATGCCAAGTACCCGAAAAATACGTTACTTTGCTCAACTACCTACAGGTTGGGAAAATAGGAAAAGGACGATCGGACGGAAGGACTTAGGGGCACTTTCTGGGCTGTCTCAATGAAATAACGGACAAGTCCCTTGTCCGTTTGGGTATTTCCAGCGGCGAGATTGTATCTCCGAGATATGCCAATCCATTGTTTGTCCATATCCTCCGTCTTTTTTCGGATAGTGTGTCGAATTTTAAAATCTCTCTTCCCTCACACTCGGGATTGGAATTTTTTCAACAAGTTTCGACTTGTCCGCTCGGTACTCTCCTGGAATTTTACGTTTGGGATTTAGGGATTTCTACTTTTCTTGCGACAGAGTCGAGCAGGTAAAGAGAGGTTGTGAGGGAGGGTACTCTCAGAGGGGGAGAAAGATCGAGAACGGACCGAGATCTATGAGACTGTCAAAAAATCCGTTAAAAACCTGCATCGAATGAGCAACTCGAGTGGGTAATACCCAGCATTTGAATCACGTGGAACACATATGAATTAATAGTAAATTATTTAGGATGGTATGCGATGTTCCTAAAAATcaatactaattgtaatattttaaataattgttaAATATACAAAGCAgatgtatttgtatttattgtaaTTTACAGATGTACGTTCGTATTTACAGGTGTACGTCTTACATACGCCcttcttaattatttatttttaaaaattttttaagcTATTTTATATCAAATgtcttaatatatatttatttcttgctAATATGTTTTAGTCTAATTTTGATACAGATCTTTAAtgtctatatattttataaagttTATGATATCTTAACTTGCtctattttattataatttaatttatttaaattcaatctTACTTTTGCCCCTATCATCATTactaatttatattaatttatgtaaatgCACGCTTttatattacttaaaaataaactaaatttatttttatataccTCTTAACttgtaaaaacatttttttatgcACACACAAAAATCCATCATACCCTGCTTTTTCAAGGGTAAGGACATGCTTTTGAGATCCCGAGATCGCTTTCTCTTCACTCTCTTTTGTCTCCCGCTCTCACTGTTTGTGCAACCACCTGCATGCAGTCTGCCTTCCCATTGGCTGGGTCCATCGATCGAGAGAATCGCAGCTCTGTGCGAGAATTCTCCCCCGTTGAGAGAATCCAAAGAGAGCAAATCGTATATAAGGAGTCGGTCGTGCAGCAGGAAAACCAGAATACTACCAACTCTCAACCGAGTGCAACCAACTAAGATCCCAAGTTTTATTACAAATCTCAAAAACCTTAACACAATGTCGTTCATCACACGGGAATACAAGTTTGAGAGCAGCAAGGTGATGGAGCCGAAATCAGATCAGCACACGATGGCCATGCGGAGTCTGAGGAAACTGGTCAAACCCCTTCTGCGACTGgtgaagaagaagcagctACTCCGGAAGACTCTGGCCGAGATCCAGAACCAAAATGCAGTCAACGCCTCGCTGGAGGACATGCGCAAAGATCCGGCGGCCAGTTGCGATAACATGGCCAacgaggagctggagcagcgACTGTACACCGATCTCCGCCAGTGCCCCACCAACGTGGCCATGATCGTGCAGCAGGGTCAGCAACAGAGCATCGTGCCCGTCCATCCGGAGCAGACCTTCATCCCGGTCCACTTCGCCCGCACCACCAGCGGTACCTTCTTCTGGACCTCAGCCGAGGGAGCTCGTCAGCACCACGAACAGCAGTTGCGCCAGCAGTTCGACCGTTGGGTTCAGGCCTAAGCATCGCCAGGATGCACAGTTCCACTCCTCGATGCACCGGGAAAAACTCCAATTGGCAGCTTTAAGTGCAAGTGTCTCCGTCCATTGGTCGTCGGATGGATGCGGGTTCAGCTTCGCATGTTCGTAATCTCAGGGTGATATTAGGCATAGATTGGATTCTTTGGGCTCGCGTCCCAAGGGAAACACAACTCTAATTGATATTCAATTATCACAATCAAGCGTTACTATCGTTAACTCATTGTGATTCCTCGTGTCTTATTAgccttaagttagtcttagtCGAATCATTGTCTTCCATGTTTGTTTGTTAGGGTCTTCGTATAGGAACTAGGCTAAGAATCATTGTCTTCCATGTAAAACTTTAGCTATAAACACTAATATCatataagaaataaataaaacgaaaaaaggaAATTCTAATGTCTCTTTATTCTGAAAAATAGTATAAAATAAATGGctggaaaaaaagaaattccAAATTGAATGACCATTGGAAGAATAGCTAAAATCTGTGATACAATTCtgatttgaaaaatgtattttaaattggACTCGCTATGCTGGTGACCACATTCCAATTAGTGACTGCATTGTATTCATTCCTGCTTGGAGACCATTTGAATCCAAAAATGCTGCTGGTATGCAGTTGGAAATACTTCCGTAAGCACAATAACGAATTTATTTACGTTTATGTGGTCAGGCAAAAATGTTACAAAATATTCTTCTTTGTCTTTCATACAATTTCTGGATCTGTTATGGTTAAAAGGAGATTTTTGTTACATATACAATAGAAATTCATTGGCATTATCTATTTatgaaaaaactaataaaaatattttataattccatttgtattttaaaatgttatagTAAATAGTTAAAAATTAACTGTTTGTAtctacaaatattaaaatactACAAAGAATTCTTCAAGAACTAATTAGAAGAAACCCTTAGCAAATAACCCAGTctaaaattaatgaaatcatttttaaaatgctACAAACCCGTGAAttcttaaaattattttaatgacAATATTGAATTTACGGCTACAAAGCCACCGAACTGAAATCAAATAAAGTTGCTTAAAATGCCAATGCATATCCAACTTGCACCCATTTTTCAACGAATTAaagaatacatatatactcAGTGTAAATAATTTTTCATAAGAAATATGCAACATAAATCATATTACAACACTCGATCCACAATATTTTGTTTCACGATAGCCACAAGCTAATTATGCAGGCTTCATTCAGGCGCTTGAATTTCAGGAAACCTGACACTAACAACTAAACTTGAAACGCCACCAAAATAAAATCTTCAAGTGCTTATAGGGAATTATGCCTGTGGAATAGTTAAGCGAGCCACAAACACGCGAGGTTCCTGGTTGGTCACCCCCCAAGTGGATGGGCCAGGATCCAATCCCACTCCATCTAATGCGACTGTATTGGAATACGAATGAATACCAAATTACAAGTGCCAAGTATTTCAATAGGAGACGAAATTCGAATTTCAACACGagatgaaattttaattttcttggAGAGCCCAAACACACAAGTGTGGGGACAGTGAAACCTGTCACAGAAAGCCATATTTCCAAAGTGGTGGTTCCATGCAACAAGAAATCCAGAAAAATCTTAAGTTCCAATAGCAGATTTAAGGGAAAGATAAAGAAACCTTTCATGCAATAAAGGAAGAAATTCGGGTTTCATCACGcacaaaattcaaattttgcAAGGAACCAAAACAACAACCCCGAAGAACAAGTGTGAGAACAGTGAAGCCTGCCAGATCAATTCCGCTGCAGTGAGCGTGGAATCTGGAAAATCCCCGCGCACCTCCAACTGATAGTTCACTGTACTCCAAAGGACCACAATCTACCTGTACTGatcaaaaatgaaatgttgaCGTGTAAATATTTCTCGTTTGCCGACAACATGTGTTTAACGAGGGTCTGTCAATTTTATCCTCCACTGTCAGCCTATTAACAATTAATAGCCAAAAACTAATCAAGGCATAAATTCGAGCCGAGTCCTCCGC
Encoded proteins:
- the LOC6605712 gene encoding enhancer of split malpha protein; amino-acid sequence: MSFITREYKFESSKVMEPKSDQHTMAMRSLRKLVKPLLRLVKKKQLLRKTLAEIQNQNAVNASLEDMRKDPAASCDNMANEELEQRLYTDLRQCPTNVAMIVQQGQQQSIVPVHPEQTFIPVHFARTTSGTFFWTSAEGARQHHEQQLRQQFDRWVQA